The following are from one region of the Nitrospira sp. genome:
- a CDS encoding ShlB/FhaC/HecB family hemolysin secretion/activation protein, with protein MVRGRATPEGEEALGAYQEFIEGHATISRYAECGVFVAAVLLNVFLASSVFGQAGLPLPLELPIPLPPKQPELPQAPPPPKPPALQMPSQPQVRPGEPITGLKISVKEIHLVGNTAFTDQQLAEVTSKYTNRELTTEDLESLRLELTMFYINHGYVTSGAIIPDQAVTEPFITVQIIEGTLKEINVEGNRWFRTSYFEDRLRLSAGPPLNANTLQERLQILQTNPRIERVNAELKPGLVRGESALDVRVKEANPFKAWLEFNNFLSPSVGAEQGSITLMDQNLFGIGDTLTLQYGASAGVNPILNFSYAVPVTARDTTLSVQYRRFNFKVVEDPFEVLDIKNESQIIGVMLRQPLYRTPRQEFGVSLGLDYEENKSFLQGQPFEFIQGAANGVFRLAVLRFTQDWVHRGDNQVFSALSRFSLGIGALGATTNPTVNLPDGRFFSWLGEGQWLRQLQFLRTQLVGRGVVQLSNDHLFPLEQISVGGRYSVRGYRAFTLIRDNAAIASVEARVPLYRTAAGVDTLFIAPFVDFGHGWQTTVPSPIDPPKTLASVGVGAIWNFLPGSHFEVYWGQQLNHFRGGNGNLQDHGVYLQLVVQAL; from the coding sequence ATGGTTCGGGGGCGAGCAACTCCTGAAGGAGAAGAAGCACTAGGGGCCTACCAGGAATTCATCGAAGGCCACGCAACGATATCGAGGTATGCTGAGTGCGGGGTATTCGTCGCCGCAGTCTTGCTCAATGTATTCTTGGCGTCTTCTGTATTCGGTCAAGCTGGACTACCGTTGCCTCTCGAGCTACCGATCCCCTTACCTCCTAAACAGCCAGAATTGCCTCAGGCCCCTCCGCCACCCAAGCCGCCTGCGCTCCAAATGCCGTCTCAGCCACAGGTCCGGCCTGGTGAACCAATTACAGGCCTCAAAATTTCGGTGAAGGAGATTCACCTCGTGGGGAACACCGCCTTCACTGATCAACAACTTGCCGAAGTGACTTCCAAGTACACGAATCGAGAGCTGACCACGGAAGATCTGGAAAGTCTCAGGCTCGAATTGACCATGTTCTACATCAACCATGGTTATGTCACCTCGGGTGCGATCATTCCAGATCAGGCGGTGACCGAACCGTTCATCACGGTCCAGATCATCGAAGGCACGCTGAAGGAGATCAATGTTGAAGGCAACCGGTGGTTCCGCACGTCGTACTTCGAGGATCGATTGCGACTGAGTGCCGGGCCACCCCTTAACGCGAATACATTGCAGGAACGCCTCCAAATTCTCCAGACGAATCCCCGTATCGAACGAGTGAATGCCGAGCTGAAACCCGGCCTCGTACGTGGAGAAAGCGCGCTCGATGTGCGAGTCAAAGAAGCGAATCCTTTCAAGGCATGGCTGGAGTTCAATAATTTCCTCTCGCCCTCCGTTGGAGCAGAGCAGGGTTCAATTACCTTGATGGATCAGAACCTGTTCGGCATCGGCGATACGTTGACGCTCCAATATGGAGCCTCCGCAGGAGTGAATCCCATTTTGAACTTCTCCTATGCCGTCCCGGTGACAGCGCGGGATACCACGCTCTCTGTTCAGTATCGCCGCTTCAATTTTAAGGTCGTAGAAGACCCCTTTGAGGTGCTCGATATTAAAAACGAATCCCAAATCATCGGTGTAATGCTTCGACAGCCCCTGTACCGGACGCCGAGGCAGGAGTTCGGTGTCTCACTCGGACTCGACTATGAAGAGAACAAAAGTTTTCTGCAGGGCCAGCCGTTTGAGTTTATCCAGGGCGCGGCGAACGGGGTGTTCAGATTAGCGGTCTTGCGCTTCACTCAGGATTGGGTGCACCGGGGCGACAACCAAGTTTTCTCGGCGCTGTCGCGCTTTTCACTCGGTATAGGGGCGCTTGGTGCCACCACCAATCCAACCGTGAATTTGCCAGACGGACGTTTCTTTTCCTGGTTGGGTGAAGGGCAGTGGTTGCGGCAGCTTCAGTTTCTGCGAACGCAATTAGTTGGGAGAGGGGTGGTGCAACTGTCCAACGATCATTTGTTTCCCTTGGAACAGATCTCGGTGGGCGGGCGCTATAGCGTGCGCGGATATCGAGCCTTCACGCTCATCCGGGACAATGCGGCGATCGCCTCAGTAGAAGCGCGCGTACCTCTATACAGGACGGCCGCTGGAGTCGATACCTTGTTTATTGCTCCCTTCGTTGACTTTGGCCACGGATGGCAGACGACCGTTCCCAGTCCGATCGATCCCCCCAAGACATTGGCGAGTGTCGGCGTGGGAGCAATTTGGAATTTCCTGCCAGGCAGCCACTTCGAAGTTTATTGGGGACAGCAACTCAACCATTTTCGCGGAGGCAATGGGAATCTGCAGGACCACGGCGTGTATTTACAGTTGGTCGTGCAGGCGTTGTAG
- a CDS encoding DUF4384 domain-containing protein: MKWSRISKLDRWISWSIPLLVCALITPAWNARSEPLSPGGSSTSQEPVEGQACYAYGDSETPAQAKRVAISLAQEQAVRSHRVFVESATIVKNFRLEEDVVQTASAALLERVRVEKEEKRGQEICVTITAFMSPVSMEDMIRQRVNAKEISQAAVSVVPQSPSSKAKIWTNKSDGHYVEGDRLIISVQSERDAYLKLDYFQADGTVVHMVPNQFRGQGVVKAGRVYAFGDDTSPEQFTIQGPFGAETIKAIFSSRPFDLGITSTSVISDSREYLQALAGSRGLKVDGTSQSISLNTVSKTVEEYKNGRKVSVSD, encoded by the coding sequence ATGAAATGGTCTCGGATTTCTAAACTTGACCGGTGGATTTCATGGTCGATTCCATTATTGGTCTGTGCGCTTATCACTCCCGCTTGGAATGCCCGGAGTGAGCCCCTATCACCTGGCGGGTCCAGCACATCTCAGGAGCCTGTCGAGGGGCAAGCTTGTTATGCCTACGGCGACAGCGAGACGCCGGCACAGGCGAAACGGGTCGCTATCAGCTTGGCGCAGGAGCAGGCAGTGCGGAGTCATCGCGTCTTTGTTGAATCTGCCACCATAGTGAAAAATTTTAGACTCGAGGAAGATGTGGTACAGACTGCCAGCGCAGCCCTCCTTGAACGTGTGCGCGTAGAAAAAGAAGAAAAACGAGGCCAAGAAATCTGTGTCACGATCACGGCTTTCATGAGTCCTGTCTCTATGGAGGACATGATCCGTCAACGGGTTAATGCGAAGGAAATTTCTCAGGCAGCGGTGTCTGTGGTGCCGCAGTCTCCTTCTTCAAAAGCCAAGATCTGGACGAATAAATCGGACGGTCACTATGTCGAGGGAGACCGGCTTATCATTTCTGTGCAATCGGAGCGGGACGCGTATCTGAAACTGGATTATTTTCAGGCAGATGGAACGGTTGTCCATATGGTTCCGAACCAATTTCGGGGACAAGGAGTCGTGAAGGCGGGTCGTGTATATGCCTTTGGAGATGACACCTCCCCGGAGCAATTCACGATCCAAGGTCCGTTTGGAGCGGAAACGATCAAAGCGATTTTCAGCTCCCGACCGTTTGATTTGGGGATCACGAGTACAAGCGTGATAAGTGATAGCCGCGAATACCTACAGGCCTTAGCCGGGTCGCGAGGGCTTAAAGTGGATGGCACCTCTCAGTCTATTTCTTTGAATACTGTGAGCAAAACAGTGGAGGAGTACAAGAATGGACGGAAAGTGAGCGTGTCTGATTAA
- a CDS encoding filamentous hemagglutinin N-terminal domain-containing protein, protein MFIQIETNRLALLLLWSITGSILLSFSSISGAQVNNNITLPGNSSQNLQTQITNGSGTSTTITGGTRAGTNLFHSFQSFSIGDKALAQFHNDGSSTTNIFARVVGGEQSVINGTLQTTGYSNSQFNFGNANLWFMNPSGIMFGSHAQLNVGGSATFTTANTLNFSNEGQFTMNSSVKDVGILSIASVVAFGFMGKEGTTPGPITITESNLSVPGPALAFVGGNILIAGGNLSAPNGVVRVTSVGPLQPAYEGDSWTFVDLNQETGAHSYSNYCYPCESSPSLAGTITLGQGPSGVDAVINARAAIQLNGVTYNGTNGTGYIGTDLTSGKPPVIIIQDGSLQVANLPSTQLIVSSPAVTSLSPATTLDVGGNGPLTVTLNHAFTRQVDIQVNSDNANVASVTPAAVTVPAGSNSASVTPGVHGVAPGTTSVKASAGTSAPAGALVQVTFPSSSLAPTPSALTEGDGGTVSITLGRPLSVPVTVTFGASNSSVLSLPSNQVTIPAGQTSSASVPFSTLQSGSATITASLQVGNQQVASTPPSSPIQVNPIPLQSFGPATPLIEGNNETLSVVLGKPAPHPITVTFTSSNPDAIPAPTPITIGQNQSTGPVIVLGQHPGTATITASYAGGNVTAPVVVNPPPITTFAPNLTVSSNTTGNVTITLAAPSSRDVRVALDSSNTGVARPDPFVIIPAGQKSVTTPIRGEAVGIATITASEGNSTASANVQVLDTSLSNSAAASNSVAAGKAPTTPLPSTYANQLIMASDRCVGSKTGEFSSFVQRGRDAAPPQPGGMLASPLGVQTGTPKISGLSLLPASAVRRGQGTLNLAPGVAAFLQLDKGC, encoded by the coding sequence ATGTTTATTCAAATTGAGACCAACAGGCTGGCCTTGTTGTTACTGTGGTCGATTACTGGATCGATACTACTTTCGTTTAGTTCTATTAGCGGAGCTCAGGTTAATAACAACATCACTCTGCCTGGAAATTCTAGCCAAAATCTTCAAACTCAGATAACAAATGGTTCTGGCACTTCGACAACCATCACGGGAGGCACCCGAGCTGGCACCAATTTGTTTCATAGTTTTCAATCATTTAGCATTGGAGATAAGGCGTTGGCGCAATTTCATAATGATGGTTCCTCTACAACCAATATTTTCGCCCGAGTTGTGGGCGGAGAGCAGTCAGTAATAAATGGCACCCTCCAAACTACTGGCTATAGCAACTCCCAATTCAACTTCGGCAATGCAAATCTTTGGTTTATGAATCCCAGCGGGATCATGTTCGGCTCTCATGCACAGCTAAACGTCGGCGGTTCAGCGACATTCACTACTGCCAATACTTTGAACTTTAGCAATGAAGGTCAATTCACGATGAATTCGTCTGTCAAGGACGTAGGCATTCTTTCCATTGCCTCTGTCGTGGCATTCGGCTTTATGGGGAAAGAAGGGACAACGCCAGGCCCAATTACCATTACCGAAAGCAATTTATCAGTGCCGGGACCAGCTCTGGCGTTTGTGGGAGGGAACATCCTAATTGCTGGTGGAAATCTATCTGCTCCTAATGGAGTGGTAAGAGTTACGAGTGTTGGGCCCTTACAACCTGCATATGAAGGTGATTCGTGGACATTCGTTGACCTGAATCAAGAGACTGGGGCTCACAGCTACTCAAATTACTGTTACCCCTGCGAATCGTCTCCATCACTCGCCGGCACAATTACTCTTGGTCAGGGTCCTAGTGGTGTTGACGCCGTCATAAACGCTCGTGCCGCGATACAGCTCAACGGAGTGACCTACAACGGAACAAACGGGACCGGTTATATTGGCACGGATCTCACTAGTGGAAAGCCTCCGGTAATCATTATTCAGGACGGATCACTCCAGGTTGCCAATCTGCCATCCACCCAACTCATTGTGTCGTCTCCAGCCGTCACATCACTATCCCCGGCTACGACATTAGATGTTGGCGGAAATGGGCCTTTAACGGTGACCCTCAACCACGCTTTTACCAGGCAAGTTGACATTCAAGTCAACAGCGATAATGCGAATGTCGCCTCAGTAACCCCCGCCGCTGTAACAGTCCCTGCTGGAAGCAATTCAGCATCCGTCACTCCGGGAGTCCATGGCGTGGCGCCGGGTACGACATCCGTCAAAGCTTCCGCCGGCACCAGTGCGCCGGCTGGTGCCTTGGTCCAGGTAACATTTCCATCCAGTTCGCTGGCTCCCACTCCCTCGGCGCTGACCGAAGGAGATGGGGGGACAGTGAGCATTACGCTGGGAAGGCCGCTGTCAGTACCGGTGACCGTCACATTCGGAGCATCTAACTCTTCGGTGCTTTCACTCCCGAGCAATCAGGTCACCATTCCGGCTGGTCAAACCAGCAGCGCGTCCGTACCGTTTTCAACCCTCCAATCAGGCTCTGCCACTATCACCGCTTCCTTGCAGGTAGGTAATCAGCAAGTGGCGAGCACACCACCAAGTTCACCAATACAAGTCAATCCCATTCCGTTGCAGTCCTTTGGTCCTGCTACTCCGCTCATTGAAGGCAACAATGAGACCCTGAGCGTTGTGCTGGGAAAACCAGCGCCTCATCCGATAACCGTAACGTTCACAAGTTCCAATCCTGATGCAATCCCGGCACCCACTCCGATCACGATTGGCCAGAATCAAAGCACCGGCCCGGTGATCGTGCTTGGCCAGCACCCCGGGACAGCGACCATTACAGCTTCTTATGCTGGTGGAAACGTCACTGCGCCTGTGGTGGTGAACCCGCCCCCGATCACGACATTTGCACCCAACCTCACTGTTTCATCCAATACTACCGGTAATGTCACCATCACATTAGCCGCGCCCTCTTCTAGAGACGTGCGTGTGGCACTCGATAGCAGTAATACCGGTGTGGCAAGGCCAGATCCGTTCGTGATCATCCCGGCAGGTCAGAAGAGTGTGACGACGCCAATACGAGGCGAGGCTGTAGGAATTGCCACCATTACGGCATCGGAGGGAAATTCGACCGCCTCAGCCAACGTGCAAGTACTCGACACGTCCCTGAGCAATTCTGCCGCAGCGAGCAATTCCGTTGCAGCCGGAAAAGCGCCCACTACACCACTTCCATCGACTTATGCCAATCAACTCATTATGGCGTCGGATCGTTGCGTCGGGAGTAAGACGGGAGAGTTCAGCTCATTTGTTCAACGTGGTCGGGATGCAGCGCCACCGCAGCCAGGTGGAATGCTCGCGAGCCCGTTAGGTGTTCAAACCGGGACACCGAAAATCAGCGGCCTCTCGCTCCTTCCGGCAAGCGCAGTAAGGAGAGGGCAGGGCACATTGAATCTGGCCCCCGGCGTGGCGGCCTTTCTCCAGCTGGATAAAGGATGCTGA
- a CDS encoding CHAT domain-containing protein has protein sequence MNSPLNSVRQGHLVGWLCTKFLRWSCIVIVLIALGLHHVLANEQTLRPAEQEMAQGREFFTQGSFPQAALHWMEAARLYEREGQLKEQSQALTHLAYAFQQEGQIREALTTLQAALKLSEQVGSRAQTAAILGRLGNAALALGQSDLALEHLTKAVSLVREEEEKDTGLLAMLLNDLGNALTSTNQRIEAIDVYLESKSLASLTDQPALAVMAQTNMAMALFEEQQLTEAEKQLDLAYAEIQSLEDSYSKAYGLLNIGLTYDDLRMAVSSPRMMAQAAEGPFAGNTRGLGVGAGTSPASREGKKVPSYVPSDNSLVRQASDSFVAAAQVATRLGDPRAQSYAWGYLGALLEKEHRYGEALDFTRRAALAAQKGNVPESSYRWQWQTARLLKASDKPDEALAAYQRAVTILKPIRYEFSVGYQGRHHSFHDSIAPLFTEFEDSLLRRAVNSQEPEQVQRLLVQVREAVEASRTAELQDYFRDDCVGNMLAKRGRGAIPDHTAVIYPIILPDRLELLVDMGDKLYRFGVPVNAEQLTQEVRAFRRTIQDRQSNRYLTHAQRLYGWLVAPAQREYSSRAIHTLVFVPDGPLRTVPMAALYDGKHFAIDTYAMAVTPSMDLTDTRPVDRTKINLLSMGLTESVQGFPALPNVATEVDTLKTLYGGKLLLDSQFLVPSMEREIKEQGVGMVHIASHGVVENDVNKSFLLAYDDKITMNRLSQLVGLLQYRQTPLELLTLSACETAIGDDRAALGLAGVAVKAGARSALATLWFIDDKATSELVDEFYRQLRDPSVTKAVALQRAQLMILNEPGYGHPSFWAPFLLISNWM, from the coding sequence ATGAACTCACCCCTAAATAGCGTCAGGCAGGGCCATCTTGTCGGATGGCTCTGCACGAAATTCTTACGCTGGAGTTGCATTGTCATAGTGCTCATAGCGCTCGGGTTACATCATGTGCTCGCCAATGAACAGACTCTAAGGCCGGCTGAACAAGAAATGGCGCAGGGCCGGGAGTTTTTCACCCAAGGATCCTTTCCTCAGGCGGCGTTGCATTGGATGGAGGCAGCCCGTCTCTATGAACGAGAAGGCCAGTTAAAAGAGCAAAGCCAGGCGTTGACCCATCTTGCCTATGCGTTTCAGCAAGAGGGACAGATCCGCGAGGCTCTTACGACCTTGCAAGCTGCCTTGAAGCTGTCGGAGCAAGTTGGCAGCCGAGCACAGACCGCCGCTATTCTGGGGCGTCTCGGCAATGCCGCACTTGCATTGGGTCAGAGCGACCTTGCGCTCGAACACCTTACCAAGGCGGTGAGTCTTGTGCGTGAAGAGGAAGAGAAGGACACGGGGTTGCTCGCCATGCTTCTCAATGACCTGGGGAACGCCTTGACATCAACCAACCAGCGGATTGAAGCGATCGACGTCTATCTTGAAAGCAAGAGCCTCGCGAGCCTCACTGATCAGCCGGCGCTCGCTGTGATGGCGCAAACGAACATGGCGATGGCGTTGTTTGAAGAGCAGCAACTTACCGAAGCGGAAAAGCAGCTCGACCTTGCTTATGCAGAGATCCAAAGTCTGGAGGATTCTTACTCCAAAGCCTATGGTTTGCTCAATATAGGATTGACGTACGATGACCTTCGAATGGCGGTGTCTTCACCGCGGATGATGGCGCAAGCTGCGGAGGGTCCCTTTGCCGGTAATACCCGAGGGCTAGGCGTTGGGGCAGGAACGTCACCTGCTTCACGGGAGGGAAAAAAGGTGCCATCGTATGTCCCCTCCGACAATAGCCTGGTGCGACAGGCTTCGGATTCCTTTGTCGCCGCTGCGCAGGTTGCTACCCGGCTAGGAGACCCGCGGGCACAGTCTTATGCCTGGGGTTATTTAGGAGCTTTGTTGGAGAAGGAACATCGTTATGGAGAGGCCCTAGATTTCACGCGAAGAGCTGCACTCGCCGCCCAGAAGGGCAACGTGCCGGAGTCTTCCTACCGATGGCAATGGCAGACGGCCCGTCTGCTCAAGGCATCCGACAAACCAGATGAGGCGCTTGCGGCGTATCAGCGAGCCGTGACTATCCTGAAACCCATTCGCTATGAATTTTCTGTCGGCTATCAGGGCCGTCACCACTCATTTCACGATTCCATTGCACCGCTCTTTACGGAATTTGAGGATTCGCTGTTACGTCGAGCCGTGAATTCTCAAGAGCCCGAACAGGTTCAGCGGCTACTCGTGCAGGTTCGGGAAGCCGTCGAAGCAAGTAGAACTGCCGAGCTGCAGGACTACTTTAGAGACGACTGCGTGGGGAATATGCTTGCGAAGCGGGGCCGCGGGGCGATTCCTGATCACACTGCGGTTATTTATCCGATCATTCTTCCGGATCGCTTGGAATTGCTCGTTGATATGGGCGACAAGTTGTATCGTTTTGGTGTTCCGGTAAACGCGGAACAGTTGACTCAAGAGGTCAGAGCCTTCCGCAGGACGATCCAAGATCGTCAATCAAACCGTTACCTTACCCATGCTCAAAGACTCTATGGTTGGCTGGTAGCGCCGGCGCAACGTGAATACTCGTCACGCGCCATTCATACCTTGGTGTTCGTACCCGATGGACCTCTCCGGACGGTTCCGATGGCCGCGCTTTATGATGGAAAGCATTTTGCGATTGATACGTATGCTATGGCAGTTACCCCCAGCATGGATTTGACCGATACCCGGCCCGTCGACCGAACCAAAATCAATCTGCTCTCGATGGGGTTAACAGAGTCCGTCCAAGGGTTCCCGGCTTTGCCGAACGTCGCTACGGAGGTTGATACTCTGAAAACCCTCTATGGGGGGAAGCTTCTCTTGGATAGCCAATTTCTGGTGCCCTCTATGGAACGAGAAATAAAAGAACAGGGAGTGGGGATGGTGCATATCGCGTCACACGGGGTGGTGGAGAATGACGTAAACAAATCATTTTTACTCGCCTACGATGACAAGATCACAATGAACCGGCTTTCGCAGCTTGTAGGACTGCTTCAGTACCGGCAGACTCCGCTTGAACTGCTCACGCTCAGCGCCTGTGAAACTGCAATCGGGGATGATCGGGCAGCTCTGGGGTTGGCCGGAGTAGCAGTCAAGGCCGGAGCCAGAAGCGCGTTGGCTACGCTGTGGTTCATTGACGACAAAGCCACCTCGGAACTAGTCGACGAATTCTATCGGCAGCTTCGAGATCCTTCGGTGACCAAAGCAGTGGCTCTGCAGCGAGCCCAATTGATGATCCTGAATGAGCCCGGGTATGGTCATCCCAGTTTCTGGGCGCCGTTCTTGTTAATTAGTAATTGGATGTAG
- a CDS encoding LPP20 family lipoprotein — protein sequence MVDWTAGMVTASGIGYPPPDTINRTQARLLARRAAQSVAYRNLLEAFTAIRVDSTTTVKNYVATTDEIQVKVQGMVEDAKVIQERELEKGGYEVTLQMKLTGQTSQMFAPKDAPAPKRLVREIPTDAGSKTVAPYTGLVVDARGMEVRPALVPKILTEDGQEAYSQSYVLAKYRQKEGIAAYVSDPVTAKTHPKVTDNPLYVKALRPAGNSHTDLVISNAAAQTIHGVKDHFEFLEKGQVIVVIDRSGRDETIR from the coding sequence ATGGTGGACTGGACGGCAGGGATGGTGACCGCTTCCGGGATCGGCTATCCGCCTCCGGATACAATCAACCGCACGCAGGCTCGACTATTGGCAAGACGCGCCGCCCAGTCTGTAGCCTATCGAAACCTGTTGGAGGCATTCACGGCGATCCGCGTCGATTCCACCACGACGGTCAAAAATTACGTCGCTACCACTGACGAGATTCAGGTGAAGGTCCAGGGAATGGTTGAAGATGCGAAGGTTATTCAGGAGCGGGAATTAGAGAAGGGCGGGTATGAAGTCACGCTGCAAATGAAATTGACAGGACAAACATCGCAGATGTTTGCGCCTAAAGATGCTCCCGCACCCAAGCGTCTTGTGCGGGAAATCCCGACAGATGCTGGGTCCAAAACGGTCGCCCCCTATACGGGGCTGGTAGTCGATGCGCGAGGAATGGAGGTGCGACCGGCCTTGGTTCCAAAAATTCTCACAGAGGATGGTCAAGAAGCCTATTCGCAGAGCTACGTGCTCGCGAAGTATAGACAGAAGGAAGGAATCGCCGCCTATGTATCTGACCCTGTGACGGCCAAAACTCATCCGAAGGTCACGGACAATCCGCTGTATGTCAAAGCGCTCCGACCAGCGGGAAACAGCCATACGGATCTGGTCATCAGCAATGCCGCCGCCCAGACGATCCACGGGGTGAAAGATCACTTTGAATTCCTAGAGAAGGGACAGGTGATTGTGGTTATCGATCGGAGCGGGCGTGATGAGACAATCAGGTAA
- a CDS encoding IS3 family transposase (programmed frameshift), producing the protein MKRSRFSEEQIVYAIRQAESGIPVGDVCRQLGIAEQTFYAWKNKYAHLGVSELRRLRQVEEENARLKRLVADLSLDKHMLSEALRKKGLRPARRRELAHWLHETFLVSCARACRLAQFGRASWYRTSRAKDQSALRLRIRDLAHARPRFGYMRIWVLLRREGWLINRTRVRRLYHLDGLQLRMRVRRRKHIALHRGPAPNPTGPTERWSMDVVHDTPADGRPFRILTVVDNWSRCSPVLEARFRMTGETVSQVLDRVLGEGQGPRSITVDHGTEFHSRALEDWAYRRGVQLGFIRPGKPVENAFIESCNGRLRDECLNVHQFASLAEAQAIIETWRMDYHHHRPHSSLGHMTPDEFVAQRQAKPIAEEALCSG; encoded by the exons ATGAAGCGGTCACGATTCTCCGAAGAGCAGATCGTCTATGCCATCCGGCAAGCCGAGAGTGGGATCCCAGTTGGGGATGTCTGTCGGCAACTCGGCATCGCCGAGCAAACCTTCTACGCCTGGAAAAATAAGTACGCGCACCTGGGCGTGAGCGAGCTCCGCCGGCTGCGGCAAGTGGAAGAGGAGAACGCCCGGCTCAAACGGCTGGTGGCCGATCTCTCCCTCGACAAACACATGCTCTCGGAGGCCTTACGAAAAAAAG GTCTGAGGCCTGCCCGGCGCCGAGAATTGGCTCACTGGCTTCATGAGACGTTCTTGGTGAGTTGTGCGCGGGCCTGTCGCTTGGCGCAGTTTGGGCGAGCCTCGTGGTATCGAACCAGTCGCGCCAAGGATCAATCGGCCCTCCGGCTCCGCATTCGGGATCTGGCGCATGCTCGGCCTCGATTTGGCTACATGCGGATCTGGGTCTTGCTGCGGCGTGAGGGGTGGCTGATCAATCGGACGCGCGTCCGACGATTGTATCACCTGGATGGGTTACAGCTGCGCATGCGGGTGCGGCGCCGGAAACACATCGCCCTGCATCGTGGGCCGGCCCCGAATCCAACCGGGCCGACCGAGCGCTGGAGCATGGATGTTGTCCATGATACCCCGGCCGACGGGCGGCCATTTCGAATCTTGACGGTGGTGGATAACTGGAGTCGCTGCAGTCCGGTGCTAGAGGCGAGATTCCGAATGACGGGAGAGACGGTTAGCCAGGTGCTTGATCGCGTCCTCGGGGAGGGCCAGGGGCCTCGCTCCATCACCGTCGATCATGGAACGGAATTCCACTCGCGCGCCTTGGAAGATTGGGCCTATCGGCGGGGCGTCCAGCTCGGCTTTATTCGCCCCGGCAAGCCCGTGGAAAACGCCTTTATTGAATCGTGTAACGGGCGGCTCCGCGACGAGTGTCTGAACGTCCACCAGTTCGCCTCACTGGCCGAAGCCCAAGCGATCATCGAAACGTGGCGGATGGATTACCATCACCACCGCCCTCACAGCTCACTTGGGCACATGACCCCGGATGAGTTTGTCGCACAACGTCAGGCTAAACCGATCGCCGAAGAAGCCCTCTGCTCTGGTTAA